In Chryseobacterium camelliae, one DNA window encodes the following:
- a CDS encoding RNA-binding S4 domain-containing protein, whose product MRIDKFLWSIRFYKTRTVSAEEIKKNRVSIGDSVVKSSKEVKEGDVIKVRKNQIDYKIKVLQIPKSRIGAKLVPLHIKDVTDKEQYELLKLRKASQDYYRIKGEGRPTKKDRREMDEYVGNDIASDFTDWDDFFGEGGEEDEAEA is encoded by the coding sequence ATGAGAATAGATAAATTTTTATGGAGTATTCGCTTTTATAAAACGAGAACAGTTTCTGCTGAGGAAATCAAAAAGAACAGGGTTTCTATTGGTGATTCTGTAGTGAAATCATCTAAAGAGGTAAAAGAAGGAGATGTTATCAAAGTTCGTAAAAACCAGATCGATTATAAGATTAAAGTATTGCAGATCCCTAAAAGCAGGATAGGGGCCAAGCTGGTACCGCTTCATATCAAGGATGTAACGGATAAGGAACAATATGAACTCCTGAAATTGCGAAAAGCTTCCCAGGATTATTACAGAATAAAAGGGGAAGGGAGGCCAACCAAAAAAGACCGTAGGGAAATGGATGAATATGTAGGAAATGATATTGCATCTGATTTTACCGACTGGGATGACTTTTTTGGTGAAGGCGGTGAAGAAGACGAAGCCGAGGCATAA
- a CDS encoding shikimate kinase, with translation MIISLVGYMGSGKSHISKILSEKLDFRLIDLDKEISKRNKLAVPEIFEKKGEIYFRKQEREILEEILATEENSILSLGGGTPVYYNNMEIINHNSKSIFLKASVATLSERLLKQKDKRPLIARIADEDLPEFIAKHLFERNEFYSKSQFSVSTDARSPEDIVEEIIEKLYH, from the coding sequence ATGATAATTTCACTTGTAGGATACATGGGAAGCGGCAAATCTCACATTTCCAAAATATTAAGCGAGAAACTGGATTTCAGGCTTATTGACCTCGATAAAGAGATTTCAAAAAGGAACAAATTAGCCGTTCCTGAAATCTTTGAAAAGAAGGGCGAAATTTACTTCAGGAAACAAGAAAGGGAAATTCTGGAAGAGATTCTGGCTACGGAAGAAAATAGTATTCTGAGCCTTGGAGGAGGCACGCCGGTATATTATAACAATATGGAAATTATCAACCATAATTCAAAAAGTATTTTCCTGAAAGCATCCGTTGCCACTTTATCCGAAAGATTGCTGAAGCAAAAGGACAAGAGACCGCTTATTGCCCGTATTGCTGATGAGGACCTGCCTGAATTTATTGCCAAACATCTCTTTGAAAGGAATGAATTCTACAGCAAATCCCAATTCAGCGTAAGTACCGATGCCAGATCGCCTGAAGATATTGTAGAGGAAATCATAGAAAAGCTCTATCATTAG